From the Dama dama isolate Ldn47 chromosome 30, ASM3311817v1, whole genome shotgun sequence genome, the window TTACACCttaagaaatcagaaaaagagcTAAATAAACTAAAACTAGCAGAAAGAATGCAGTAATAAAGATCAGTGCACAGATACacaaaacaaagaacagaaaaataaaggaaggtcttcccaggtggcgctagtggtaaagaatctgcctgccaatgcaggagacataagagacatgtgtTCGACAGCTGGGTCCGatagatgccctgaaggagggcatggcaaccaacaccaatattcttgcctagagaatcccatgaacagagcctgtacagtccatatggtcacaaagagttggacacgactgaagcaacttcacacacacacacaatccagtacaaaataaaaagggggggaaaatgaatgaaaaaaaaaaatttttttttataaaaatagaggaaataaaaaataacaaatatgtgGCTCCTTGAAAAAAttaacaaacctttagctagaatGACAAGGGAAAAACTCTCTAAAGttattaaaatcagaaacaaagggaattctctggtggtctggtggttaggacttggcactttcactgccagggcccacgttcgatccctggtccaagaactaAGATCGCACAAACCAAGCAGTGcaaccaaaagagaaagaaattgacATGTGACTAGcagaacaaatataaaaaaaattttttaaatcagaaataagGTATCACTACTGActttatagaaatgaatgaatataatttttcaCAATTATATGCCAAAAAACTGGACaacccaaaataaaaaaaattttttaaagggtaAATTTTTAACACAAACTAcaaaaactgactcaagaagaaacacAAAATCTGAATTATAACATGCAAAAAAGACTAATTAAgtaataaaaaatctcccaaaaaagaAATCAGGACTAATCAGGTTCACAGGTGAAGTCTACcagacatttaaagaattaacactgttctttctcaaattcttcccaATGATGTTCAACATAATCAGTCATTAGGGATATGCCAATCAAACCAGGAAAGACATCACATCCATTgggatggctactatcaaaataaagaaaaaataacattattAGTGAAGGGAAATTGGTTAGCTGATTGAAGAAAGGGTGATTGCTTGTGCACTGCTATTGGGAACGTAAAAAGGTGTCACCACTATAGACAACAGAATGGAGgttattcaaaaaattgaaaaatggaaTTACCATAAAATTCAGCAGTATACTGAATTTTACTATATCCAAATACTAtatccaaatattttctctatagTTAATCATTGTTGTATGGTACCATATGTATCTATTAATATTAAGGGATTTAGTCAGCTTTTCATTGACTTTaaacttatttgaagaaaaaaaaattcttttatgttATTCAAGTGTTCCCATTCAGAAATATGTAAATCTGTCCATTCTGGTTTTCTTGCATGTCTTACTGTATTATTTTACAATTTCCTTCATAAAATTCTTGCACATGTTATAGTTGTTCCCATTACTTGCAATAGTGAAATGGATTTTTCCCATTACATCATAAAATGTTTACAtagcaaagaaaaactataaataaggtgcaaaaatatgaaaaagatacatgctatataatgtgtatatactTGTAATTGAAATAACAAGAACTGACATCCATACTTTAGAAAGAAGACAAATTAAACTGATAAAACTTTAACTATTTATTTGATAACATTCAGTGTTGGCAAGAACATGGAAAAACTAGTAGAAAGAGCAGTGAGTTTTGTGGTCCAGTGGAAAGCAAACTGGCAGTGTCTATAAAAACATGTAATATGcacatgtgcgtgctcagttgctaagttatgtccaatgCTTTGGGCAACTATCGCCAATCAGGCTCAActgtcctgggattttccaggcaagaatactggagtgggttgctatttcctcctccaggagatcttgccaatccagggatagaacccctgtctactctgtctcctgcattagcaggcgggttctttaccactgagtcacatgcTGACTGGTTTCCAGAATCTCTCCATGAACCCAAAGAAACTACTTCACATATATTTCATGCAGCATTGTAAATAACAAAGAAACCCAAATAGAcgaaatgtccaccaacagaatATCTGAACTGCTAAGTGCATGTCATGAAGTGccacacagcattttaaaaagaaatccttaCATACTAACTCAGAAAAATGTCTAAGACATACTACTAAGTGAAAAAACCAAGATGTAGGAAGATGTACATAGTTGTttattgttgttcactcactaagtcatgtctgtgtctgactctctgaggcaCCATGGACAGTACCTGCGgcacactgggctcctctgtcctccaatatctccaaactttgctcagattcatgtccattgagttggtgatgctatctaaccacctcttcctctgctgctccctcctcttgccctcaatctttcccagcatccgggtctttccCCATGAGTCggctctatgcatcaggtggccaaaatatggcATATAGCATACATGTTTTCAACATGCACATATAAGTTTAATTTATTATTACAGGTACATGTTAATATACGCCCAGGAAGGATTTAGAGTAATACACACTAAACTGGTAATACTACTAATCTCTGGGCAAGTGAGGAAAGGAGTCAGGAGATCAATGATAGATGAACACAGATTATGACTTCATGTTGCATACCATCTAGCCACAAAATCTCTTCTAAGAAAATCTCTTTTAATATCTTTATCAGATACGGGACAATGCTACTCTGGTTTTAGAAGCTGATAGCAATCATTTTATTAACATACTAAAAACCCATTCAAGGGCTATGCCAGCATCTAAAAAATAATCGCTCTTGATcttgtaaataaatgaataaatcaattaATTGATTCAAGTTACATCTAGAGTGTAGAATTTCCAAGTTAAGGAATAATCTCTTCTTTTCCATAGGGTCAAACTTTAACTGCTagataatttcaaataattttaactttCTCTGGGGATCTCATCCACTCCCCTGATTTTAAATAAAACCTCAATGCCCAGACTGATTAACTCATCTCAGTTGAGATGTCTCAAAGCCCCAAACCGCCTACTCCTACATCCAAGTCATCTTGAACTCcctttcaccattatctaccCCTCCTCCAATCTTGACCGTCTGGGGGAAGTTAATATatctagcttcccaggtggctcagtggaaaagaacccgcctgtcaagcaggagacttgggttcagtccctaggctgggaagatctcctggagaaggtcatggcaacccattctagtatcttgcctggagaatccctatccatggacagaggaacctggcaggtacagtctatgcaggtggcagagagtcagacaggactgaggatgGAGCACACATGGTTGGCTGTGTACTTGCCCTGGACCTGACACTCTAAGGCTCCTCCTGACCTCACCCTGCTGACATCAGGCTCCTCACGCTTCTACTGAACTAGTGCTACTACCATCACACAGAACTGAGACTTGTGGACTAGCCTAACATACTGGTCAGTACAATGCAAACATTAATCTGCTGAAGACCTTGGCAACATAAGGAAAGGGATTATCAAAAATGTCAActgcttatttatgtatttatttggctgcattgggtcttagttgcagcatgtgggatctagttccccaaccagggatcaagctgagcccctgcactgggagcttggagttagccactggaccacaaaagAAGTTCCCAAAATGTCAATTGTTGATAATAGTATATATGCAAAATGACTAGTATGCtgagaatgaaaaaaatcataatgttattttaaaaatacaaactttgAGGGACTTTATAAACTTTTTTCTGTCTGAAACCTCTAGCTTATGTCACAATCTTACTTCAAATACTTAACTTAAAAACCtcaacatctgcttcattgactatgccaaagttttgactgtgtggatcacaagtgtggaaaagttcttaaagagatgggaataccagaccaccctacctgtctcccatgaaaacctgtatgcaggtcaagaagcaacaattagaaccagacgtgaaacaattgactggttccaaattgggaaagaagtatgacaaggctgtattctgtcaccttgtttatttaacttacatgcagagtacatcatgttaaatgctaggctggatgaatcacatgctggaatcaagactgctgggagaaatatcaacaacctcagatattcagatgataccattctaatagcagaaagtgaagaggaactagagagcctcttgatgaaaatgaaagaggagagtgaaaaagctccctaaaaattcaacattcaaaaaaactaaggtcatggcatctggtcccatcacttcatagcaaaatagaaggggaaaaagtggaagcagagacAAATTTTACtatcttgggctcccaaatcactgtggacagtgactgcagccatgcaattaagatgcttgctccttggaagaaaagctatgacaaacctagacattatatttaaaagcaaaggcatcgctttgccaacaaaggtccatatagtccaaactacggtttttccaatagtcatggatggatgtgagagctgaaccacaaagaaggctgaatgccaaagaactaatgctttcgaactatggtgctggagaagactcctcagagtcaaaccagtcaaccctaaaggaaatcaaccctgagtattcattggaaggactgatgctgaacctccaatactttggatacctgatgtgaagagctgacttactggaaaagacactgatgctgtgtAAGACTGAAgccaaaagaagaagggggtggcagaggatgagatggttagatagtgttACCCATTCAATGCATATGAATTTAAGCAAAATCTGggtgatggtggaggacagaggagcctagcgtgctgccatccatggggatgcagagtcagacatgacttaagagaCTGGACAACAACTGCTACACATTACAACTCTAGacttcaataaagaaagaaagtgaagtcgctcggtcgtgtccgactctttgtgaccccatggactgtagcctaccagcttctctgttcatgggattttccagacaagggtactggagcgcggagaaggcactggcgacccactcTGTAAGGCACTCTGTACCTCAAACAAGGGCAACATACAAGAAAACTTCTAAAATAGGAACACTGTTGTACAAAGACGGTATGTCAAGCTCCATACCCACACAAAGGTCTGAAATGTTCACTGTCAGCATCGGTGTGACATCTAAGTATTCAGAGTTGTCCCACCACATTGGGTTCAAGAGTCCAGCACAAGAGAACCTAGAGAACTCGGAAAAGCAGGGCCACTCTCCCTTTCCCTCAACGATTTGACAAAGCACAGGAGGAGGAACACATACTATTAAGGATGCACTAAAGAAGGTATCATAAACatgtgaagtatttttaaatatcaaaattcTTCATAAGTACAACTAAACGTACCTACCTCACATTAAGTGCACGATAAATTTAAGTATAATAAAGAATTTGCTTTAATCTAAGTGAATTTAAAATTGTCAGGTTATCTTTTTGCCTGGTGCATTAAAGCACCATTAGTTGATGCTTTTaagtaaaagaatttttaattctGAGCTAAATCGTTAAGGAAAACAAGAACCACATCCCTTCAAAaactgagacttccctgatgtgagtggttaggactccgagcttccacCACAAGGGTCACAAGTTCAACACCTAGTTTGGGAAAGAAGATCGCACATGCTGCACAGCGCAGACAGAAAAAAGTATATCCATGAATAAATCATAGTTGGGCCTCCCTTTTACTGAGTTCCTTCATATCAGCAGATCCAACTGCCTGCAGCACTATTAAAAAAGATTCAGGCATAAGTGGACCCACAATTCAAATCCATgtagttcaagggtcaactatatttGAAAGAATCACTGCTTTCATTAGTATACATATGTTGACATTACAGGAAAGTTCTGATTATACATTTTGTGTCCTCATCTCCAAATGTGTACTTAACATAACCAATTAACCTTCCTCCACTGACATCACAAATAAGTACAAAATTTTAGAATGGTAAATCTTTTGGGAAAGTATGTGGTGATAATATAAGCTTTATCCATCTACTGATAGTTGAAAGATCTAATCCCTGATCCACTATATCTGAATGATTTAATGCCTGAAAAGACCTTTAAACTCATTACAGAAGTTATATTCATTTTAAGTTACAGTATTTAAGAAATAGAtactaggagaaggaaatggcaacccactccagtattcttgcctggaaaagtccatggacagagaggagcctggcgggctgaagtccatgggattacatgactgagcatgtgtgcacgagggtgcaGGGAGATGGgctggtagcaataaagtggtagaactaaaaaaaaaaaaaaaaagagagatactaaattgcacacatacacaatgaaaaaagagaatataTTATTTCTGATTCATATAGACCCTATTAGTTTAAAAGCAGTCAAATAATTATCTAATAGTTATCTAATTGATAACTGTggtactacttttttttttatttaaagatacTCGATAGGATTTAATATTCCATATTTGTTTACCACTGGTCTCCAGGAAAAGAATACAGGCTGAAAAGACTGTAACTTccagttttttttcattttcaatttctaaATTTGTGAAACaagcatattatatattttaaaacaggaCAACACAAAGGATTTCCCTAGAAATCAGGTGGCTAGAACTCCACactgtcaatgcagggggcacaggtttgatccctgatcagggaactaagatcctataggCCTGAGTgtggccaaaagattaaaaaataaataaataaaacaaatgaaaatttacaaataaaataggaCACCACAGCTGCTGAACTTTAGGCCTGTAACCAAAACGAGTTAATTTCAAATCCTTGTTTAAATGAATACTACTACCTGGGTTATCTGCTTATGCCTGTTTCCTCCTCTACCAATTAGGAATAAAAACACTAAGCTTTTATAAAGAGTAAACTActtaatatgttaaaaattagTCTGGACATGTGTTGATAACTATAGAATGTAAATGATAGGTACACAGAGGTTCAATATATTATTCTCTCTCATAAAGTTGATAGTTGCcatagtaactttttaaaaaaaactcatgcTGGCATACAATACAGGCTCAATACATGCTATTTTTATGACCCTGCAGGCCATTTGCCAAGATTTCCTTAAAGGAAATAACACATGAAAGCACCGCGGACCTGCCTAAAGTGGTATTTGCTTAATACAAGTTGCCATCCTCACATCATCCTTCATAATCAGTACTCAGTTTGTTTATCGTCTATTATTTTTTGACCCATTTGAGACTTAATATTTAAGCATAAGCGACCATACTCACGACTCACCTTTGACAGATATCTGCAAGTTAACCATCGGCGGGCTCCAGAGATACAATGGGTCCAGAACAGTGACTTCACTGATTTTTTGTAACTCATTTCAACTGACGGAAAATGACCCATTATGTTTATCTTACTGTCTAGCATATTACAAGGCTACTTTAAAACCGACAAATTGCAAGCATTAAACGATAACTCTCAGGTAACACGTCAGGAACAACTCAAGTGAAGACTAAGCATCACAAAAGATTTGGGGCTAAGAGGAGCCAGAGCAGGGAACTAGATGATAAACCAGACAACAGGAGGAGGAGGCCTCACGCCTTTCCTAAGCAAACACGTCAAAGACATCCACCAACTCATGAACCCTAAGAGTCAAGGTTTGTGTTTTACATCACACACTCAGAGCTAAATCCGTCTTTCTGCTTCTCCAACCTCTTCAATCAATTCTCcattgaaaaggaagagaaagtgtTAAAAGATGGTTGCAGACCAGGCGTCAGACGAAACGACTTCAATTCCCACTCTGGAACTCTAGAGGGCGCCAGCAATATGCCCTCCTTCCTCCACCCCTCCTCCCGGGTAACGTGAGCAGCTGCAGGAGCCCATCGTCTGGTTGCTGAGGTTGGTATTGCAGCAGGAGCGCTGTCTGCAGCGGTGCAAACAGCAGCGCCCACTCCCAGCTGCCTCACCAGCCATTATCCAGGCTGCGCCCCGGGGGCAGTGCCACCCAGGGGTAAGCTCCACCCCCTCAAAACAACGGGGACGCACCGGTCCCCAGGCCGAGGCCCTACATTAACCTGCCAACGTCCTCTAGGAGCATCAAATTAGGGTCAAAAGACTCACAATCGGGGTGTTGTCCTCCTCACGCTCAGCCAAAGATGCACCAGGTAGGGATGAATTCGACTCCTGGTCCTAggataaaacaaaaaatgaaaaatggatcAACATCTAACCAGGTGGGAGAACCAAGCCTTTTCCaccaggaggaggcagagaacgGAATAAGAGGTCAAGGAGGTTCGGACCTTCGATTATTGCTCCCCAGCCCGGCGCCAACAATCCCCTCCAACGTAAAGTAGAGCAGAACGGCATAAGATTTTTATTTGGGACCAAAACCCACGTGAAAGGCAAACCCTGGAGGGAGGAGGCGGAGGGCAGCAGGCCTGctcggggagggggagggggaagggaagggcgAGCGCAGCCTCGACGCCAGCGGAGACTCCGATCCCCCGGATCGGCCCGCCCAGCGCCGTCTCCGCCGCGCCCGCACCCACGCCGGGCTGGGGGGAGGCCCGCGTCGCCGCGGGGCGGAAACCCCCCGCGTGTGCCCCCGGCTCTTGCCCGGAGCCCGAGACTTGCCCCCCCGCAGTCGGCGACCGGCAGCGCTGCCTCCCCGTCCGCCATTAGAGACCCAGCCAAACAATACGTGCGGAGCCGAGCCGCGCGCGCGCCGGGGCCGGGGCGGCCGAAGAGGGGACCGGCGCGGGGGGCCCGCGCCCTCGCCCCCAAACTCGGGGACCTCGCGCCGTCGCCGGGAGGACGCTAACGCGACCCCGAGCCCCCACGGaggtgcccctcccccacccaccccacccccacaccgcGCGACCCCCACAGCCAGCCCCCGCCCCAGGCGGCCCCGGGCGACCCCCGCCGCCGGCGGCCGCCTCACTCCGCCCTCGCGGCCGCGCCCGCACTCCCGCAGCCCGCGGGCCGCCCGCCAACGCGCCTGGGACATCAGCGGAGCCGCCGGCAGCCGGAGGCCCCGAAGCGGCAGCGGCGACGGCGGCCGCGCCGCGGGGCGCTCGTCCCGGGTCGGTGGGAGGCTTCGGAGGCCGCCCTCACCCATCTCCGCCTCCCGGCGCCTCCGCCTCCGCCTCCGGAGGCTGCGCCGCTCCCGGCCACCCCCACTGTCGGCGGCCCTGGGCTGGAGACACGGCGGGGACAAGCCTCACCCGGTTCTGGCTGCGGCTCCGCGGAACGAacctccccgcccccggcccaCCCCCCTTCGGCAACACGCGCAACTCCGCTCGGTCCAGTCCCGGCTTTAGCGCTGGTGAGGAGGCggaggcggcggccgcggcggcgcgGCCCGACCTGGCAGGCCCCGCCTCCTGCGCCCTCACTGGCGGCCGGGGAGGGCGGGCTGGGCACCTCGGGCACGCCCATTGGCTGCGTCCACCTTCCTTCAGGACCCCCCCTTGAGGGGGTGGTCCGATGCCCTGTCCGTCAGCCGCAGGCCACACCCCCGCGCCTCCATTCCACCCCCACCTTCCCCGCCCCCACCGTGGCCCGGCCCGTCAGGGTCGGGCCGCCGACTCCAGTTCCCGCAGCACCGGCCGCGGCTCGGCCCCTGGGGCTGGGCGCTGTCGGGCTCCGGCGGCCCGAAGACCACAGCTGGGCCACCTGCCCTCGCAACGGCTGCGAGCGCCGCCGCCTCGGGAACGCCGCGGCCTCGATGTCCCCCAAGCCCTCCCTGTCCAGTGTCTAGGAGCCCCGTgagggctgggagggcaggggctTCGGCGAAGGGGGCGGGAGCCGGGGTCTGGAAGGCCGGCGGCGGGGCCCTGCGCGCTCCTAGGGCTGGAGGCGCTTCCCCTCTCCTCAGCCCCGTGGGGAGGCGTCCCCCGTTCCCGTCATGGCTGAGGGAGGAGACGACGTCCTCCATCTTGTAGGGGCCGCGGGGGGAACTGGGGGCAACTCCGACTGTTCCCAGGAAGCCGGGGCTGGGCCCCACGGCGGGGACGGCGCCTGCTGCCGGCTGCGAACCTGGGCCCGGCCGACACGACGGGGTCCGGCCCGGACGCCGCTCCCGCCTCCGCCGGTCAAGATGGAGGCGACTGCGGGTCCCCGATCCCGGCGCCCGCCTGTCGGAAGGGCTGGGTCGGGCCCGCTGGGCCCCGGCCTCCGCGCTCGTCGGCCTCGCGGCGAAGAAGGCCGCGGGGCAGGAGGGTGCGCAGGTGCGAGGCCAGCCGGGCGGGGCCGGGCAAGCTCCTACCGAGGAGCCACCTGGGCCGCGGGGCTCGGCTTTTGTTCGCCGTCTACACCTACGTCCCGGGCGCGCGTCACAGGCTGTGCGGGTCCGGAGGTTCCACGTAGGAGGCGGGCGGGGAGGCCGCCCTGGCGGCGGTCGGTGGGACTGCAGCCGGCGCCGTTGGGGCGTAAATGGATGGCTACAGTGGACCTAATTTCACACCGCCTGCTAGTGTAAACAGACGCGTGATGTTCAACTTTAAAGTTCAACACGATGGTGGACAACATGAACTTTCTAATGAAATTATAATCATCCATGAAGGTCTCAGAAAAGACTGACCTTTAAGAGACGCTACTTACAGAGCACAGTCTAGTAGAAAGTCTCAGTGTATAAATCTAGTAATAAATGTACTGCTCTTTATTTAAAGATATACAATATGCATTTCAACCCGCTTTCTCAAAAtggtatcatttatttttctgcattttatttcttaattataaagtttttcagttttcagtaaaaacaaaatacCCTTGTAAGACTATGTGTATTACACACTACCGTTTTACATTGACATTCTCCACGTCACCATCTTCACGACAGAAACGTCCGCTATTACAAAATGCGGGATAACATTGTAATCAGTCCATGAAAACTTACATCATCCCCTTTCTGTTACCACATACCATTGCAATAACTTCTCTTCATTTAGTTTATAATTAGTTGGCTTAAGTAACTGCTGctagctgctaagtcgcttcagtcatgtcggactctgtgcgaccccatagacggcagcccaccagactcccccgtccccgggattcttaAGT encodes:
- the LOC133049336 gene encoding basic proline-rich protein-like — its product is MDGWGGLRRTRSAQSSQDPGEKGGDRWFGPPFGTFPSWSCSPTYAPTPTPAPRRAEPLLYYQEGPRGETACGTDPGGNLKPEVWERNRQPSPGIQPLTTRPDAVQPPRPRGHPRPGPTRLCRHRPMVGPPEVSPPRPPSCNTPALTPPGCPLPSRSSPPPPAVPPSSPQLCPPHPLPPSCTSPRSPAPRPPLAHRPAVSPSARPPSCPPLRSPSAVPRPEPRPPTPTPSPRPKRCLGLRGDVQETPGNHAPPALGRPVGASSLAWAPPSLFQRPVSLHPPPLGGPVMGAAPCPGRLPGALPCCPRGQVHCSHPFTPQRRRLQSHRPPPGRPPRPPPTWNLRTRTACDARPGRRCRRRTKAEPRGPGGSSVGACPAPPGWPRTCAPSCPAAFFAARPTSAEAGAQRARPSPSDRRAPGSGTRSRLHLDRRRRERRPGRTPSCRPGPGSQPAAGAVPAVGPSPGFLGTVGVAPSSPRGPYKMEDVVSSLSHDGNGGRLPTGLRRGEAPPALGARRAPPPAFQTPAPAPFAEAPALPALTGLLDTGQGGLGGHRGRGVPEAAALAAVARAGGPAVVFGPPEPDSAQPQGPSRGRCCGNWSRRPDPDGPGHGGGGEGGGGMEARGCGLRLTDRASDHPLKGGS